Genomic segment of Drosophila simulans strain w501 chromosome 2R, Prin_Dsim_3.1, whole genome shotgun sequence:
CAAACCCTttaaagtatatgtatatgctctTGATCCAGATCGATAGCCAAGTAGATTCTAACCCCAGTTTCAGTCTGGTGCCcactttattataaaatttaagcaagtatttaatctattttaaaAGCAACAGCATTAACTATTTCCAGCGTAAGTGAGTGGGTTGGGTCACAGTGGACCAATTGCAATTAGACCAACTTACCGCCGTATGTGCTGACGCAAACTCCGGAAGGACAGCAATCGTCGTTGAGGAGGCAGGGTCGGTCGGCACAGGGCGTGTCCTCAATCAGCGGCTCCACGATTCCGTAAACTTCGGTCTGCTGGCGCATCTGTGGGGTAAGGTCGAGTGCGGTGGCAATTAGTGTGGCATTTGTTGGGCGCACGGTGCGTATGCGCTATATCCATATCCCCTTACTGCGCTGCAgcagttggttggttggttgggttaTCAATAACGCTGACACTCGGTTCGCGTTAATTAATTTGAGTTTCAGCGCGAACTCTGAAATTTCCGTTGATTGAAACCAGTGATCCAGTGGGCCAATAAAACCATACAAGCATACAGGTTCCAATTTCGAATTGCTGCAAAACGCTGCGCCAGACGCCTTCGGATATTTGTGGCACgcccacacggcgtatgcgtttTCAGATGAGTTCGAGTGGTgcgatttttattgaatttgggTGTTGCCTTTAGCTGCTTCAGGCAGGATTCTTTTTTCTATGTATTGTATACACTTTTAAAAGATTGCCATTTTCCAAGAGCATACATTTACTTGAATTTTAGATTCGTTTGCTTAAAAGATTGTTTTTgaaccaattttttttttatgatttaattaaataaaactagacaatttccaatcaaatttAGTTAAGCATTTTCAGCATTCCTTTTAAAATTTCGATAGATAAACGAATCAATTTCCTTGCTGCCGACTTTGCCCATCAATAATCTTTAGTGGCCAAATACCCTGTAGTTCCAATCCCAGACTCACCTGCTGCGGCGGAGGATGCGGCTGGTGCTGCTCCTGTTCGGCGGCGCCATAGGGGCCCAGGTATTCGTCGAGCCCCAAATCAGCGGCGCCGGAGAACGGGGCTCTGCGGTGCATCAGGTTGCGCGACTCCCGGCCAAATAGGGAGCGCTGCCAGGCGTTTCCGGATGCGAACGAGGATGCGGACGCAGCGTGCGAGGGGTCCAGCTGGTGGGCCAggcccaggagcagcagcatggCTGCCCACCTCGGAAAAATGTTCATAGTGGTCACGTTAGTACATCATCACTAGTGAAAAGCCCGCTCGCCTTCTCCCGATGAACTGTGAAAATGGAAACCGAGTACACgcttaattaaaacgtatgcctgCCCGGGAGTCGATTGCTGCCCTCAGGGAGGAGCAAACTTCCGTGTTCATGCGCTCGAGTGGAGCGTGAGGGCATATAAATCGCTGTCTTCCAGCTCGGAATAGCATCAGCGGTTCTATTAACGTTTTCCCGGCAAATATCCCCGTCGGGCAGCTCATTAAAATTGTCGGCTTGCTTTTAGTGTTATTACCGGCTGTGCCTTAATTTATGTATTCTCAGACTTGGTTCGCTCTTGTGgcttcatttttattgcccgATGAAAGGCTCATATATAAATTCGAATGGCTACAAGTCGTTGGGTAAAAGtttatatacaataaattatGCCATTTTAGCATATTGACTACATTTGCACTTTAGCTTAATAAGCCATCAACCAAATTTGGAAAAACTAGATTATGCATACCGGAAACaaatttaagaatatttaaatattgaaggAAAGATAGCTTATTCAAGTATTTCATTAAACTCAATTAAAGCTGCGCATTTTTAAGAAGATGCATATTTCCaagttaaaaaagaaattataatatatgtgGGAGTTGAGCCTGCCTGGGAGAACACGAAAACTCAAAGTGaattttactttcatttgcaaaatgttCTTAATTGTATTCACTTTCGTGATGGCTTCCCCTGcgaaaagtaattaaaacaatttatgcaaaagcTTCTAGCTAACGAATTTACAATCTCAAACAgcttttaaataacttctaaTGTGGGTTACGTTATGCGTACTAAGTCGACTTAGTGGCAACTGTTCGTCCATCAACTGAAATAGCATCATTTTGGCCCTAAAATAGAATCGAGCCAGATTGCTATATATAATTGCCTACTTATTGGGGTGGCACTTTGTAGTTCGACCTTGACAGTTTTGGCTTGAATTAGACCTTCTTTGGACGGTCGATTGGCAACAGTTGTTAGCACTCATCCATTAATAAGTTAGTGGGTGAAAGGCAATGGGTTCACCGAAGGCCAGGCAAAACATTTTCCGGCTGTCACAGGAGTTTCCGGTGTGGGAGTGCAATTTCATTAATGTTCCTGCCTTGGGTTCAGGCAAGTGTGCTTGACTAAACAACACGGAGTCCCTTTTTGATTCTCCTtaagcatttttataattactttCTCACACTTTCACTGGACGCGGCTCGTCAAAGTTCCTGTCGTCCCAGTTCGCGGGTTTGTTGCCAAGCATTTTGACCTTTTGGTTGCCGAGCATAGTAATCATCCATAGCATGTTATCAAATCTTGACTAATTGAGTTTCAGCCCAAAAAGggtgtccttttttttttaacccgTTAGGGAAATTGGAATTGATCCATGTGTCTTTCGTcctttaattttccaaagtGCTCATGCTTGCGACATGACTTTTTTATCCGTAGCTAAATACGTCTAATTGCATTGGGCCACCGGAAAGTGGCAATTagtatttgcaatttattatttttgcaattagtATTTCTTCTATAGTTACAAATTCGCCGAAACTTTGCAAACGATTGGAAGGTGACTTTAGTTTGGAAGCACTTTGGCGATGAGTCGATAAAAGTTCCTTAATTGAGCATCAACTTTACCTTTTCTTAGAATCATGCTTGCTGCGACCCTTGGCACTTTCAAATAAGCTTCTTTCCTGTGATCAttgcaataaatattcaagGTATTCTATTCAAAAGGCTAATGCATTTCATAGAATGGAAAAAAAGGTATACAATATGCCTTTGAAGAATACAATCGGTTATATATGCGTCtatttgtctgtctgtccgctAGAcagtctgtccgtccgtctgtctgtccg
This window contains:
- the LOC6733630 gene encoding ITG-like peptide; this translates as MNIFPRWAAMLLLLGLAHQLDPSHAASASSFASGNAWQRSLFGRESRNLMHRRAPFSGAADLGLDEYLGPYGAAEQEQHQPHPPPQQMRQQTEVYGIVEPLIEDTPCADRPCLLNDDCCPSGVCVSTYGEGKCVYVFGRQRDLCQGHADCPQGSSCMLVPQERVWRCEPSVESGGSTSLLEGIFGAKERQPLGSECSSSSDCQVINGMCCQQQRLHHRAAIKLSCGYFRDAFDCVDMVGAERRRN